In one window of Gadus chalcogrammus isolate NIFS_2021 chromosome 12, NIFS_Gcha_1.0, whole genome shotgun sequence DNA:
- the tbxa2r gene encoding thromboxane A2 receptor isoform X1 yields MNASSSPAGNESTPLCYSINTPPFNRSSTAFTLSAVFSSLGLTSNLIALVVLAKAYQRTRSRSRSFFLTFLGGLVTTDFMGLLVTGTIVLTYYLTGFDWRQLDPRCHFCNFFGMSMVFYGLCPLLLGAAMAIERFVGINRPFARSASMPGSRAVCMVLVVWTFAGGLALLPLAGVGSYHLQPPGSWCFINISSRGGDRVFSLLFSAVGLASIAVSLVLNTVSVGTLVRVCCGQDRGQRRRDYEVEMMVQLLLIMVIATLCWCPLLVFIAQTVLSGRPLQIRRLLLFLRFATCNQILDPWVYILFRRAVLQRFYPSLRVSRDSIMSLYPSLRRMTRRSPLAGARGRLSQDEPPESITATATPTASALIQA; encoded by the exons aTGAACGCCTCTTCGTCCCCCGCCGGCAACGAGAGCACCCCGCTGTGCTACTCCATCAACACGCCCCCCTTCAACCGAAGCAGCACGGCCTTCACCCTGTCCGCCGTGTTCAGCAGCCTGGGCCTCACCTCCAACCTCATCGCCCTGGTGGTGCTGGCCAAGGCCTACCAGCGCACGCGCAGCCGCTCGCGCTCCTTCTTCCTCACCTTCCTGGGCGGCCTGGTGACCACCGACTTCATGGGCCTGCTGGTCACCGGCACCATCGTGCTCACCTACTACCTCACGGGCTTCGACTGGCGCCAGCTCGACCCCCGCTGCCACTTCTGCAACTTCTTCGGCATGTCCATGGTGTTCTACGGCCTGTGCCCGCTGCTGCTCGGCGCCGCCATGGCGATCGAGCGCTTCGTGGGCATCAACCGGCCGTTCGCCCGCTCGGCCAGCATGCCCGGCAGCCGGGCGGTGTgcatggtgctggtggtgtggaCGTTCGCCGGCGGCCTGGCCCTGCTGCCGCTGGCCGGCGTGGGGAGCTACCACCTGCAGCCGCCGGGCTCCTGGTGCTTCATCAACATCAGCTCGCGGGGCGGCGACCGGGTGTTCTCGCTGCTCTTCTCGGCGGTGGGCCTGGCGTCCATCGCCGTGTCCTTGGTGCTGAACACGGTGAGCGTGGGCACGCTGGTCCGTGTGTGCTGCGGGCAGGACAGGGGCCAGCGGCGGCGGGACTACGAGGTGGAGATGATGGTGCAGCTGTTGCTCATCATGGTGATCGCCACCCTGTGCtggtgccccctgctg GTGTTTATTGCGCAGACTGTGTTGTCGGGCCGGCCGCTCCAGATCCGGCGACTACTGCTGTTCCTTCGCTTTGCCACGTGCAACCAGATCCTGGACCCCTGGGTGTACATCCTGTTCCGTCGGGCGGTACTCCAGCGCTTTTACCCGAGCCTCCGCGTGTCCCGCGATTCCATCATGAGCCTGTACCCGTCGCTGCGCAGGATGACCCGCAGATCGCCGCTCGCCGGAGCCAGGGGGCGTCTGAGCCAGGATGAGCCCCCGGAGTCcatcaccgccaccgccacccccaccgcctccGCCCTCATCCAGGCAtag
- the tbxa2r gene encoding thromboxane A2 receptor isoform X2, producing the protein MNASSSPAGNESTPLCYSINTPPFNRSSTAFTLSAVFSSLGLTSNLIALVVLAKAYQRTRSRSRSFFLTFLGGLVTTDFMGLLVTGTIVLTYYLTGFDWRQLDPRCHFCNFFGMSMVFYGLCPLLLGAAMAIERFVGINRPFARSASMPGSRAVCMVLVVWTFAGGLALLPLAGVGSYHLQPPGSWCFINISSRGGDRVFSLLFSAVGLASIAVSLVLNTVSVGTLVRVCCGQDRGQRRRDYEVEMMVQLLLIMVIATLCWCPLLTYILGSATTDHPVDPDLVLFYLRLATCNQILDPWIYIMCQESRVRCLLRRLCCRAGRSRSGDYCCSFALPRATRSWTPGCTSCSVGRYSSAFTRASACPAIPS; encoded by the exons aTGAACGCCTCTTCGTCCCCCGCCGGCAACGAGAGCACCCCGCTGTGCTACTCCATCAACACGCCCCCCTTCAACCGAAGCAGCACGGCCTTCACCCTGTCCGCCGTGTTCAGCAGCCTGGGCCTCACCTCCAACCTCATCGCCCTGGTGGTGCTGGCCAAGGCCTACCAGCGCACGCGCAGCCGCTCGCGCTCCTTCTTCCTCACCTTCCTGGGCGGCCTGGTGACCACCGACTTCATGGGCCTGCTGGTCACCGGCACCATCGTGCTCACCTACTACCTCACGGGCTTCGACTGGCGCCAGCTCGACCCCCGCTGCCACTTCTGCAACTTCTTCGGCATGTCCATGGTGTTCTACGGCCTGTGCCCGCTGCTGCTCGGCGCCGCCATGGCGATCGAGCGCTTCGTGGGCATCAACCGGCCGTTCGCCCGCTCGGCCAGCATGCCCGGCAGCCGGGCGGTGTgcatggtgctggtggtgtggaCGTTCGCCGGCGGCCTGGCCCTGCTGCCGCTGGCCGGCGTGGGGAGCTACCACCTGCAGCCGCCGGGCTCCTGGTGCTTCATCAACATCAGCTCGCGGGGCGGCGACCGGGTGTTCTCGCTGCTCTTCTCGGCGGTGGGCCTGGCGTCCATCGCCGTGTCCTTGGTGCTGAACACGGTGAGCGTGGGCACGCTGGTCCGTGTGTGCTGCGGGCAGGACAGGGGCCAGCGGCGGCGGGACTACGAGGTGGAGATGATGGTGCAGCTGTTGCTCATCATGGTGATCGCCACCCTGTGCtggtgccccctgctg aCGTACATCCTAGGGTCGGCAACGACTGACCACCCAGTAGACCCAGACTTGGTTTTGTTCTACTTGCGCTTGGCCACCTGCAATCAGATATTAGATCCCTGGATTTACATCATGTGTCAAGAGTCCAGAGTGAG GTGTTTATTGCGCAGACTGTGTTGTCGGGCCGGCCGCTCCAGATCCGGCGACTACTGCTGTTCCTTCGCTTTGCCACGTGCAACCAGATCCTGGACCCCTGGGTGTACATCCTGTTCCGTCGGGCGGTACTCCAGCGCTTTTACCCGAGCCTCCGCGTGTCCCGCGATTCCATCATGA